GCCTTCTCAAACGGGGCGAAAATCCGCCGTTCGAGTTCTCTCGCAATGAGTTGCCGGGTCTCGGGGGAAAGTTTGTCCGCCAGCCAAAAATCGACGGTAGCCAGATTCCATGCCGTGCCCGACGACCCGAGGTCGATTTCCACCGTCCGTCCATAGAAGTTGTCCAGTCGGCCATCGTGGGCGGGCATGACCCATGTCTTCTCCGCGGCCAGCGCTGCGATGAGCTTCTCGATCTCAGGGATAAATCGACCGCGATTTTCCAGGCACTCCGCCGCTGCGAGGGTTCCCAGTCGGGATCGCCGCGCGCTGTAGGGTCCCTCGTAGCGACGCCGATTTCCAGTACGGGAAAAATCGAGATAAAGATCGTCAGGCAGATCGGGGATGGGCGTCCGCAATTCTCTTTCCGCCGTGCCTATGACTTGAGAGAAGTCCTCATGTTTCGCCAGGGTTTCCCATACGGTGCGGTCGGATGCCGGCCTTCCCACGCCGCGGGGTTCTTTAGGAAGATATTGCGCCCAGAACTGCACCCGCTCAGCCGGCACACCCCCGTCGACCGGCTCCCCGCGAACAGCACCGGCGGTAGCAACGAGCAAGGTCCCCACAATGAAAATGTAGATTGTGTCACCGGGGAAATTCCTTCGCCCTACTTTCCACGAAAAAGACCACCGCCCGGTTTCCGGATGGATTGCGTTGAATCGGATCATGGCTTTTCCTCCCCACTCATGGGCTCAACGACCGAATGACGTGTTTCTGCCGCGTGGTGGGCATTCCGCGCGTTCCACCGGCAACATCTCGTGAAGGTTCTCAACACTTGGCAGTTTTAATGGCGAGGACGTGGACTGGCGATCTCACAGAGGGCAACGCAGCATTCTCGGCCTAAACGAAAGACCGTACCTGCAACAACTCGCGTTACGGCGGGCCACAATTTTCTGGACGCACGCACGATGGGATCAATCGAACGTCGTCAATCGCATGCCAAAATGTTTTAACACCACGTGGAACACGTCGGTATCCCGGGCAGGCTCCGGCGGCAGTATTCCCGGGTGGGAGCTGATCAGCACCGTCCGCTGGGACTTATCGCGAACGGGCGCACCGTGCGATCCCTGAACCAGTTCCGCCTTCAGAGGAATACCCCGGGTGTTGGGATCAAAAAACAGTTCGACGGGATCATACCCAGGTTTGCGGTGGATGTCCACCTTCCTGGCGAACGGGGGTGCCAGGTGATCCTCCAGCCAGTAGTAGTACGCGAACCACGCATCCGGCTGCGCACTGAGAATGACCTCTCCGCTCCGCGGATGGTTGAGGTGGTACCGCGATCGTTCTTCCAGGGCCAGTACCTCGTCCACACCGGGAAGACCTCGGAAAAGCCCCACCACTCTTTCAATCACGTCAGGCTCGGCATCTTTTACGTAGATATGCGCCACCTGGTGATCGGCCAGGGCCCAGGCCGCACTGTTTTCGGTGTCAAGGTACTCCCCGTCTTTTTCTTCACGCACCTTCAGCAGGCCGGCTTCCCGGAGAATTCGGTTGGGATACACAACCCGTTCCACGGGAGTGATGACGTATTCTCCAGCAACCAGCCAGAGAGGGTCTCCATCGTAGGCGTCGCGGAGACCGGTCATCAATCGGCCGAGGACTTCGTCCAGTTCCTGGACGGCTTTCATCGCGGCGGCACTCTCCGCGCCATCCCGCTGTGCCGCGTAGTCCAGATGGGGAAGATAGATGTAGAAAAAGTTTGGCCGATATTCCTGCGCAAGCAGGATGGCGGATTCCACAATCCAGCGCGTGCTCTCGATGTTGGCCAGCGGTCCCCAAAAGCGATGCAGGGGGAAATCCCCCAGGGCCTCCCGCAGTTTCAGATAGAGGTCCTCCGGGCGTGTGTAACACCAGAGGGTCTCGGTGCCGTCGGGATTGTGGATCGGTGCCGGCGTGCAGATGTACTCGGCCCCACACTCTTTGGAATGGAGAGGAAACCAGGCCGCGCTCACCAGACCACGCTCATGATGATAGAGAAAGTCCCACAATTGCGGTGCCTCAATGCAGTCATTGGGAGACGTCCACATTTCCACTTCATCGCGATCCCGCCAGTAAAAGCCGTTGGCGATCACCCCGTGTTTATCGGGAAGCCGGCCGGTGGTCATATTCGCTTGCACGGG
This is a stretch of genomic DNA from Thermogutta terrifontis. It encodes these proteins:
- a CDS encoding alkaline phosphatase family protein; this encodes MSTAKLDDYVVLLSVPHLREKDVARMQNLQEMTAGGEIVDLVPSFPAVTCPVQANMTTGRLPDKHGVIANGFYWRDRDEVEMWTSPNDCIEAPQLWDFLYHHERGLVSAAWFPLHSKECGAEYICTPAPIHNPDGTETLWCYTRPEDLYLKLREALGDFPLHRFWGPLANIESTRWIVESAILLAQEYRPNFFYIYLPHLDYAAQRDGAESAAAMKAVQELDEVLGRLMTGLRDAYDGDPLWLVAGEYVITPVERVVYPNRILREAGLLKVREEKDGEYLDTENSAAWALADHQVAHIYVKDAEPDVIERVVGLFRGLPGVDEVLALEERSRYHLNHPRSGEVILSAQPDAWFAYYYWLEDHLAPPFARKVDIHRKPGYDPVELFFDPNTRGIPLKAELVQGSHGAPVRDKSQRTVLISSHPGILPPEPARDTDVFHVVLKHFGMRLTTFD